A single genomic interval of uncultured Pseudodesulfovibrio sp. harbors:
- a CDS encoding ATP-binding protein → MNPLEFICRQWRSMGIVRKFAAALGSMLALILFVAAAGYSALHVLEGKAEDIVADSMRMQRLALEVDSRLQLARQAERDFMLRIQETGVEDARIVYAAEFAGRLGEAVRNVTWLQDMKRFDASGAEVSQSTMQLVELREHLESYSHNFSRLIDLVAHSKMSGEKFERVVGELDGDYLRLTSLVRQLAISATDAARSAHEGITRASGVVKVLLVLSVFFALLLAASIIFVLKRTVAESAIRLSDAAGELSLGNLEARADIKSEDEFGQLAKSINSMAERITTLVGDLEGQASVASDRLLEAIDAVTEGFLLFDSREQLILANRNIREMAGENAEWFMPGLTFESIARNNAASGLFANAVGREDDWVQERLLHFRSPKAHREEPLSDGRWLLFQVHHFGNGEVVIISSDITEDKKRAMDMKSMNSDLEELVRDRTRVLVQKASELKRANRRLRELDELKSSFLSSVSHELRTPLTSLLGFSKIIKRDFNKNFISLADSAKRERLGKRIQDNLDIIGSEGERLTRLINDVLDLSRIESGQEEWVIREVDMAAAVNRAVNAASGLFAAKPGVELTVRRFDMVPTVLGDADRIHQVLFNLLGNAAKFTDSGEVGVDLYLDVDDKVHICVEDSGPGIKECFLGHIFDKFHQAYQGDTLTQKPGGTGLGLAICREIVEHYGGRIWAESTLGKGTAIHVLLPVASAGDIPQILVVDDDVSAREYLTLALRQEGYEVRAACNGEQALQMMAQQRPSLVTMDLNMPGMGGREAIRRLREDDAYADIPVLVISVAADCRTAGGDATLLKPVHGKSFVQAVHMLLGGETQACSVLALGDVPISTSASAVFGLSDSVTRCSEPELWEQLEQGFKGTVVVPEFLVDSIDMARISRSANVQVLLLPDDSGEAVEAVQPIS, encoded by the coding sequence ATGAACCCATTAGAATTCATCTGTAGACAGTGGCGGTCCATGGGCATTGTCCGCAAATTCGCGGCAGCGCTCGGGTCTATGCTTGCGCTCATTCTTTTTGTCGCGGCAGCCGGGTATTCCGCCCTGCACGTACTGGAAGGCAAGGCCGAAGATATCGTGGCCGACTCCATGCGAATGCAGCGCCTCGCTCTTGAAGTCGACTCCCGGTTGCAGCTTGCGAGGCAGGCCGAACGGGATTTCATGCTTCGCATACAGGAGACGGGTGTCGAGGACGCCAGAATCGTCTACGCAGCGGAGTTCGCGGGCCGTTTGGGGGAGGCGGTTCGCAATGTCACATGGTTGCAGGACATGAAGCGGTTCGATGCCAGTGGTGCCGAAGTATCCCAGTCTACGATGCAACTCGTCGAATTGAGAGAACACCTTGAAAGTTATTCCCACAATTTCAGCCGACTGATTGATTTGGTGGCTCATTCAAAGATGAGCGGTGAAAAATTCGAGCGGGTTGTCGGCGAGCTTGATGGGGATTACCTGCGTCTGACCTCCCTTGTCCGGCAGCTTGCCATATCCGCAACCGATGCCGCTCGCAGTGCCCATGAAGGGATTACGCGGGCCAGTGGAGTGGTCAAGGTTCTGCTTGTCCTTTCCGTCTTTTTCGCATTGCTGCTGGCTGCCAGTATCATCTTCGTGCTGAAGCGCACGGTTGCGGAAAGCGCGATTCGTCTCAGTGATGCAGCCGGGGAACTCAGTCTGGGCAACCTTGAGGCCCGTGCCGATATCAAGAGTGAGGACGAGTTCGGGCAGCTTGCGAAATCGATCAATTCCATGGCGGAGCGTATTACGACGCTCGTCGGGGATCTTGAAGGGCAGGCCTCTGTTGCCAGTGACCGCCTGTTGGAGGCCATCGATGCGGTGACCGAAGGGTTTCTGCTCTTTGACAGCCGGGAACAGTTGATTCTCGCCAACCGGAATATTCGGGAAATGGCCGGAGAGAACGCGGAATGGTTCATGCCGGGACTCACTTTCGAGAGTATTGCCCGCAACAATGCCGCAAGTGGACTTTTTGCCAATGCCGTCGGGCGCGAGGACGACTGGGTGCAGGAGCGCCTGCTCCATTTTCGTTCTCCCAAAGCGCACAGGGAAGAACCGTTGAGTGACGGGCGCTGGCTCCTTTTTCAGGTGCATCATTTCGGTAACGGTGAAGTCGTGATTATTTCGAGCGACATAACCGAGGACAAGAAGCGCGCCATGGATATGAAGTCCATGAATTCCGATCTGGAGGAACTTGTCCGGGACCGGACGCGGGTGCTGGTGCAGAAAGCCTCCGAACTCAAGCGGGCCAACCGGCGGCTCCGGGAGCTGGATGAACTCAAATCTTCATTTCTGTCGTCCGTGTCCCATGAGTTGCGGACCCCTCTGACGTCCCTTCTCGGTTTTTCGAAAATCATCAAGCGTGATTTCAATAAGAATTTTATCAGTCTGGCTGACAGTGCCAAGAGAGAACGTCTGGGAAAACGGATTCAGGACAATCTTGATATCATCGGCAGCGAAGGCGAGCGTCTGACCCGGCTGATAAACGATGTGCTCGACCTGAGCCGTATCGAGTCCGGGCAGGAAGAATGGGTGATTCGTGAAGTGGATATGGCTGCTGCCGTCAATCGGGCCGTGAACGCGGCGAGCGGACTTTTTGCGGCCAAGCCCGGAGTGGAGTTGACTGTCCGCCGGTTCGACATGGTGCCGACTGTGCTTGGCGATGCGGACCGCATTCATCAGGTGCTTTTCAATCTGCTCGGCAATGCCGCCAAGTTCACGGATTCAGGTGAGGTCGGTGTTGATCTCTATCTTGATGTGGACGACAAGGTTCACATTTGTGTGGAGGATTCGGGACCGGGAATCAAGGAATGCTTCCTTGGACATATTTTTGATAAATTCCATCAGGCGTATCAGGGCGATACCTTGACGCAGAAGCCCGGTGGGACGGGGTTGGGCCTCGCCATCTGCCGCGAGATTGTCGAACATTACGGGGGCAGGATCTGGGCTGAATCCACGTTGGGGAAGGGGACAGCCATACACGTGCTGCTGCCGGTGGCAAGTGCCGGGGATATCCCGCAGATACTGGTGGTTGACGATGATGTTTCCGCCCGTGAATATCTCACTCTGGCCCTCAGGCAGGAAGGGTATGAGGTCCGGGCGGCCTGTAACGGTGAGCAGGCCCTTCAGATGATGGCACAACAACGCCCTTCACTCGTCACGATGGATCTCAATATGCCGGGGATGGGCGGGCGTGAGGCCATTCGCAGATTGCGCGAAGACGATGCGTATGCCGACATTCCCGTATTGGTTATTTCCGTTGCAGCCGATTGCCGGACTGCGGGCGGCGATGCCACGCTGCTTAAGCCGGTTCACGGCAAGTCGTTTGTACAGGCTGTTCATATGCTGCTCGGTGGCGAAACACAGGCCTGTTCCGTGCTGGCGCTCGGTGATGTGCCTATTTCCACTTCCGCCAGTGCCGTTTTTGGGTTGAGTGACTCTGTTACCCGATGTTCCGAGCCGGAACTGTGGGAACAGTTGGAGCAGGGGTTCAAGGGGACCGTAGTGGTTCCGGAATTTCTGGTCGATTCCATTGATATGGCACGTATCAGCCGGAGTGCGAACGTGCAGGTACTCTTGCTGCCTGACGATTCCGGTGAAGCCGTTGAAGCTGTCCAGCCGATTTCCTGA
- a CDS encoding ATP-binding protein has protein sequence MAKIKGMSLFAKTGLLAVCLFGVISVLATTLTAYTLYTRMTAEFTSKGTAIAQAVASSSQEILLNRDAATVQASIDQYLDIDGVAYVFVLDAQRVVISHTFVPQMPHRLTELTIFGKAVRVEELTVEKYGRVIDVSVPVLAGAAGYVHVGMDKELIMDYFWSAVMEMQALMFAALLLCVGVLYAVTRHISRPLTQLTDYAQRLAAHDFAAEIEVTSRDEIGVLGRAMQSLGGELAVLFSEMESEVAKVAGNLREHMTYLSSIINNLADGLLVVSPAGEITVINPAMRDFFDLDDKDYVGLPASDVFPEEVADLAAAVCRYDSGVHVEELSLSLNRIGKGVGTAVQTEDEAGQLLGGVLLIRDITREKELDQLKVDFISTVSHELRTPMTSVLGFAKIIRKKLEQVVLPAVRESEAVGRTTSQVRENVDIIVYEAERLTDLINDVLDIAKMESGEVQWHDQLLYMGNVLQQSVDSTRGLWKEKGVEVRIEVQENLPPVRGDHARLVQVMVNLISNAVKFTRKSPVICRAHMDGGSILVSVADQGPGISDDLKGEIFGKFKQVGDTLTEKPEGTGLGLPICQQIVEHHGGKIWVESEAGEGAIFLFNLPIAKLQVEDVESIDECRDILPSPESAMLVPEGDDPDAGPLVLVVDDDPNLGDYLRQVLEAEGFRVRVALNGEDAVQLAGEVVPNMIIMDILMPGMDGRTAIRCLRSNPFTRHTPILVLSALTDNVCVGGDVTMVKPVDEVRLLEVMRSLLLEKNLRRSCVVLGEAEDKPFGEMMVFNPEKVTFCSPEDIWGHMESGFRGTVFIPAVLNDVLDPEVLASLRNVSVVVLPEPSLREKPF, from the coding sequence ATGGCGAAAATAAAAGGCATGTCCCTCTTTGCCAAGACCGGGTTGCTCGCCGTGTGTCTGTTCGGGGTTATTTCAGTGTTGGCGACAACGCTGACCGCCTATACGCTCTATACCCGCATGACTGCCGAATTCACCAGCAAGGGTACCGCCATTGCCCAGGCCGTAGCCAGTTCCAGTCAGGAGATTCTTCTCAACCGGGATGCAGCCACGGTGCAGGCTTCCATTGATCAGTATCTGGATATCGACGGGGTCGCGTATGTCTTTGTTCTGGATGCACAACGGGTCGTGATCTCACATACTTTCGTTCCGCAGATGCCGCATCGCCTGACCGAACTGACCATTTTCGGAAAAGCGGTTCGTGTCGAGGAACTGACCGTGGAAAAGTATGGCCGGGTTATCGATGTCAGCGTGCCTGTCCTTGCCGGGGCGGCCGGATATGTTCATGTGGGCATGGATAAGGAGCTCATCATGGATTACTTCTGGAGTGCCGTGATGGAGATGCAGGCCCTCATGTTTGCCGCTCTGCTGTTGTGTGTCGGGGTGTTGTATGCTGTCACGCGGCATATTTCCCGTCCCTTGACCCAGTTGACAGATTATGCACAACGGCTTGCCGCGCATGATTTCGCTGCTGAGATCGAAGTGACTTCCCGGGACGAAATAGGTGTGCTGGGGCGTGCCATGCAGTCGCTGGGGGGCGAGCTTGCCGTCCTGTTTTCCGAAATGGAATCCGAGGTCGCCAAGGTCGCCGGCAATCTGCGTGAGCACATGACGTATCTCTCTTCGATCATCAATAATCTGGCTGACGGGTTGCTTGTGGTCAGTCCGGCGGGAGAGATCACCGTCATCAACCCCGCCATGCGTGACTTTTTTGATCTTGATGACAAGGATTATGTCGGCTTGCCCGCCTCGGATGTCTTTCCCGAGGAGGTCGCCGATCTTGCCGCAGCGGTGTGCCGGTACGACTCGGGAGTGCATGTCGAGGAACTGTCGCTGTCCCTCAATCGAATCGGCAAGGGCGTGGGCACGGCTGTCCAGACGGAAGACGAGGCCGGTCAGCTTCTTGGCGGCGTTCTTCTGATCCGGGACATCACACGGGAAAAGGAACTTGATCAGCTCAAGGTCGATTTCATATCCACGGTGTCCCATGAACTGCGTACGCCCATGACATCGGTGCTTGGGTTCGCCAAGATCATTCGCAAGAAACTGGAGCAGGTCGTGCTTCCTGCCGTCAGGGAATCCGAGGCAGTCGGGCGAACGACATCGCAGGTCCGCGAGAACGTGGATATTATCGTTTACGAGGCCGAGCGGCTGACGGATCTCATCAATGACGTGCTGGATATTGCCAAAATGGAGTCCGGCGAAGTTCAGTGGCATGACCAGCTTCTTTACATGGGGAACGTCTTGCAGCAGTCGGTTGATTCCACTCGGGGGCTATGGAAGGAGAAGGGTGTCGAGGTCCGGATCGAGGTGCAGGAGAACCTGCCGCCTGTCCGGGGAGATCATGCCCGACTTGTTCAGGTGATGGTCAATCTCATTTCCAATGCCGTCAAATTTACCCGGAAAAGTCCGGTAATTTGCCGTGCTCATATGGATGGCGGCTCCATACTTGTCTCTGTGGCGGATCAGGGACCGGGCATATCCGATGACCTGAAAGGCGAGATTTTCGGCAAGTTCAAGCAGGTCGGCGATACCCTGACGGAAAAACCCGAGGGTACCGGACTCGGACTGCCTATATGTCAGCAGATCGTGGAGCATCACGGTGGAAAGATATGGGTGGAGAGTGAGGCCGGTGAGGGAGCAATCTTCCTGTTCAATCTGCCGATAGCGAAATTGCAGGTGGAGGACGTGGAATCGATTGATGAGTGCCGCGACATCCTGCCGAGTCCGGAATCCGCCATGCTTGTTCCCGAGGGGGACGACCCCGATGCCGGTCCGCTTGTGCTTGTGGTGGATGATGATCCGAATCTGGGTGATTATCTGAGGCAGGTGCTTGAAGCCGAAGGGTTCCGGGTGCGGGTGGCTCTGAACGGCGAGGACGCAGTCCAGCTCGCCGGGGAAGTCGTGCCCAACATGATCATCATGGATATCCTCATGCCGGGTATGGACGGAAGGACCGCCATTCGATGTCTTCGCAGCAATCCCTTTACGCGCCATACTCCCATATTGGTCTTGTCCGCCTTGACGGATAATGTCTGTGTCGGCGGTGACGTCACGATGGTCAAGCCGGTGGATGAGGTCCGTCTGCTTGAAGTGATGCGATCCCTTTTGTTGGAAAAGAATCTCCGGCGGTCCTGCGTTGTGCTTGGTGAAGCGGAAGACAAGCCGTTCGGTGAAATGATGGTTTTTAATCCTGAAAAAGTGACTTTTTGTTCCCCGGAAGATATTTGGGGGCACATGGAGTCGGGATTCAGGGGCACCGTATTCATTCCTGCTGTGCTGAATGATGTCCTTGACCCGGAAGTGCTGGCCAGTCTCAGAAACGTTTCCGTGGTGGTGCTGCCTGAACCGTCGCTCAGGGAAAAGCCATTCTAA
- a CDS encoding SIS domain-containing protein — MCGIASFLSNRHWSDIPDTQWLTDLAASLDAAVAGNDLMDASTPLDDLAAHFYDLMAFGLHMQGIADPEVHARLSTIRDSIRNLRNAAAVKLEQGPRTDELEALHEKLDDYLWQIDQEVLQNIDRTLSIMPSSLASAPSARDRHFLAWGTEQVLESIDKLEVRGRDSAGVAVAFILPKGMDPELRLSDTQKKEFCTRCSITNADTRQVLVRKLADGRTACRFLYKVAQLVGQLGDNGAALRKFIVEDELLWAMAEGLETLNIIAHTRWASNGIISVPNCHPVDGLVEGDVSTGLEKTMFVLNGDVDNYRTLVEETVVSKGAYIPPVISTDAKILPVLFHLDAPEDETAEERFRAVLKRCEGSLAVVMQNLSDFDSQFLAQKGSGQSFYIGNTQDGWLVASEAYGMAARARSSYPIAVHRQGGVSVILREDDPAGAVPVARYLDNGEAVELAEEKIEIFSRDIFRGEYNHYIEKEVHEASSSVRNTLHGKYLKDGDNVTFLPEGFGNGPALVERIKGGETPISRIICVGQGTAAVAAMAVATLLRRALKGSNLSIESYTGSELIGFLGDERMDDVFLIPVSQSGTTTDTNRVVDLCRDRGAWVNCIVNRRNSPLVQKSDSYIYTSNGRDVEMAVASTKAFYSQVAAGKLLSLWLADVLDTLDRQSILADIESLEALPDQIDKVLAGKEVIGEVAKKYAPVHRYWALVGNGANCIAAQEVRIKLSELCYKSIPCDVTEDKKHIDLSTEPLTLVMASELPEMVVMDTVKETTIFKAHNGSPIVFCAEDENRFDAVAEATIKVPRVGGGLDFVLETVAGHWWGISAAKAIDAHAEPFRKARIMLGEMIEDTAKWDRNSLLTQLNKCVDRIASGATDSALPARVASSLANYMLWLVNQSTSICANEARLGDILTVLNKAIEEMTRPIDTIRHQAKTVTVGISRPQE; from the coding sequence ATGTGTGGTATCGCCAGTTTTCTCAGCAACCGTCACTGGTCCGACATCCCCGACACCCAATGGCTCACCGACCTCGCAGCATCACTTGATGCCGCAGTCGCCGGAAATGATCTCATGGACGCCTCAACGCCCCTTGATGATCTGGCCGCCCATTTCTATGACCTCATGGCCTTTGGCCTGCATATGCAGGGCATTGCCGACCCCGAAGTACATGCACGGCTTTCCACCATTCGGGACAGCATCAGAAACCTGCGCAACGCCGCGGCGGTCAAGCTGGAACAGGGGCCGCGCACCGACGAACTCGAAGCGCTGCACGAAAAACTCGACGACTACCTCTGGCAGATTGACCAGGAAGTGCTGCAAAACATTGACCGCACCCTGTCAATCATGCCTTCTTCCCTGGCCTCGGCCCCCAGTGCCCGAGACCGGCACTTCCTCGCATGGGGCACCGAGCAGGTACTTGAATCCATCGACAAGCTGGAAGTCCGCGGACGCGACTCCGCAGGCGTAGCTGTCGCCTTCATCCTGCCCAAGGGGATGGACCCGGAGCTTCGTCTTTCCGACACGCAGAAAAAAGAATTCTGCACCCGCTGCTCCATTACCAACGCCGACACCAGACAGGTGCTCGTCCGCAAGCTCGCCGACGGTCGCACCGCCTGCCGCTTCCTGTACAAGGTGGCGCAACTCGTGGGGCAGCTCGGCGACAACGGCGCGGCCCTACGCAAATTCATCGTGGAAGACGAGCTGCTCTGGGCCATGGCGGAAGGACTGGAGACCCTGAACATCATCGCCCATACCCGTTGGGCCTCCAACGGCATCATTTCCGTGCCCAACTGCCACCCGGTCGACGGGCTGGTCGAAGGCGACGTCTCCACCGGGCTTGAAAAGACCATGTTCGTGCTCAACGGCGATGTGGACAACTACCGCACCCTCGTCGAGGAAACCGTGGTTTCCAAGGGCGCATACATCCCGCCCGTCATTTCCACGGATGCGAAGATTCTGCCGGTACTGTTCCACCTTGACGCCCCTGAAGACGAAACAGCCGAAGAACGCTTCCGCGCAGTGCTCAAACGGTGCGAAGGCTCCCTTGCCGTGGTCATGCAGAACCTGAGCGATTTCGACAGCCAGTTCCTCGCCCAGAAAGGCAGCGGCCAGAGTTTTTACATCGGCAACACGCAGGACGGCTGGCTGGTTGCAAGCGAGGCCTACGGCATGGCTGCCCGCGCCCGCTCTTCCTACCCGATTGCGGTTCACCGCCAGGGCGGCGTTTCCGTCATTCTGCGAGAGGACGACCCGGCAGGAGCCGTTCCCGTGGCCCGCTACCTCGACAACGGCGAAGCCGTGGAACTGGCAGAAGAAAAAATCGAAATCTTTTCCCGCGACATTTTTCGGGGTGAATACAACCACTACATCGAAAAGGAAGTCCACGAGGCATCCAGTTCCGTTCGCAACACATTGCACGGGAAATATCTCAAGGACGGCGACAATGTGACGTTCCTGCCCGAAGGCTTCGGCAACGGCCCCGCCCTCGTGGAGCGCATCAAGGGCGGGGAAACCCCCATCTCCCGCATCATCTGCGTGGGACAGGGAACCGCTGCCGTGGCCGCCATGGCCGTGGCCACCCTGCTCCGCCGCGCCCTCAAGGGAAGCAACCTGTCCATTGAATCCTATACGGGTTCCGAATTGATCGGATTCCTCGGTGACGAGCGCATGGATGACGTATTCCTGATCCCGGTCTCACAGTCCGGCACGACCACCGACACCAACCGCGTGGTCGACCTCTGCCGCGACCGGGGCGCATGGGTCAACTGCATCGTCAACCGCCGCAACTCGCCGCTGGTACAGAAGTCCGACTCTTACATCTACACTTCCAACGGGCGTGACGTGGAAATGGCTGTGGCGTCGACCAAGGCGTTCTACTCGCAGGTGGCAGCGGGCAAGCTGCTTTCCCTGTGGCTCGCGGATGTGCTCGACACCCTCGACAGGCAGTCCATCCTCGCGGACATCGAGTCGCTTGAGGCCCTGCCCGACCAGATCGACAAGGTGCTCGCAGGCAAGGAAGTCATCGGTGAAGTTGCGAAAAAATACGCCCCGGTCCACCGCTACTGGGCACTTGTGGGCAACGGAGCCAACTGCATCGCAGCACAGGAAGTACGCATCAAGCTCTCGGAGCTGTGCTACAAATCCATTCCCTGCGACGTCACCGAAGACAAGAAACACATCGACCTTTCCACAGAGCCGCTGACTCTCGTCATGGCGAGCGAACTGCCGGAAATGGTCGTCATGGATACGGTCAAGGAAACCACCATCTTCAAGGCGCACAACGGTTCACCCATCGTCTTCTGTGCCGAGGATGAAAACCGTTTCGACGCGGTTGCCGAAGCGACCATCAAAGTCCCCCGCGTCGGCGGCGGACTCGACTTTGTACTCGAAACCGTGGCCGGTCACTGGTGGGGCATCAGCGCGGCCAAGGCCATCGACGCCCACGCCGAACCGTTCAGAAAGGCGCGCATCATGCTCGGAGAAATGATCGAGGACACCGCCAAGTGGGACCGCAACAGCCTGCTCACGCAGCTAAACAAATGCGTGGACCGCATCGCATCCGGTGCCACCGATTCCGCCCTCCCAGCCCGCGTTGCCTCCAGCCTCGCCAACTACATGCTCTGGCTCGTCAACCAGTCCACCTCCATCTGTGCAAACGAAGCACGGCTCGGTGACATTCTCA
- a CDS encoding response regulator, producing the protein MPKKILIVDDEVHIKMLLEQTLEELEDEFDVELFTASDGEEGLEFIRSERPDLVFLDIMMPKMNGYEVCRIVNEDKELCDTKIILLTAKGQEVDRKQGLDLGAKMYMTKPFDPDEILKVSKELLEL; encoded by the coding sequence ATGCCCAAGAAAATCCTCATAGTCGATGACGAGGTCCACATCAAAATGCTTCTTGAGCAGACTCTCGAAGAGCTTGAAGACGAGTTCGACGTGGAGCTGTTCACGGCCTCAGACGGTGAGGAAGGTCTTGAATTCATTCGCAGTGAGCGTCCTGATCTTGTTTTTCTCGATATCATGATGCCCAAGATGAATGGGTATGAGGTCTGCCGTATCGTCAACGAAGACAAGGAATTGTGCGATACAAAGATTATTCTGCTGACAGCCAAGGGGCAGGAAGTCGACCGCAAGCAGGGACTTGATCTCGGTGCCAAGATGTACATGACCAAGCCATTTGATCCGGATGAGATTCTGAAAGTGTCCAAGGAACTCTTGGAACTGTAG
- a CDS encoding ABC transporter substrate-binding protein has product MKGNGAKILFGFFKTGLSVFAAVMVFAVLFMGSSNSMAAGKIKLGMSAAFTGPSGGLGVELYRGSMAYFTHLNLNDGINGKPVLIITRDDKYHPDPAIQNTIDFMHRSDVKCLFNYVGTPTVTRVLPLLSGYDGEKEILFFPFTGAEPQRQGPYRRHVFNLRASYQQELTGLVNHFVKLGLRRVAVFYQADAYGRSGWSGVRNALSAHGLFMVGEATYRRDSGVDDCMEEQVAILQRAKPDVVVCIGSYAACAAFIRDARNMNLDVPIANVSFVGSENMVSLLLREGERFGQDYTRDLVNSQVVPSYEDVDLPAVREYRHLMDTIPVPLPLGLDGDYHSLRYSFAGFEGFLNAKVMTAILRKLEAEPSLGLMGVAESLAGVDIGIGTPVSFTRDDHQGLKRVYFTTVRDGKSVPMTEEQWETWRK; this is encoded by the coding sequence ATGAAGGGAAACGGAGCCAAAATATTATTCGGTTTTTTCAAAACCGGGCTGTCGGTTTTTGCTGCCGTAATGGTCTTCGCTGTCTTGTTCATGGGGAGCAGCAATTCCATGGCTGCCGGGAAAATCAAACTCGGTATGTCCGCTGCCTTTACCGGGCCGAGCGGTGGGCTGGGAGTTGAACTGTATCGTGGCTCCATGGCGTATTTTACCCATCTCAACCTGAACGACGGCATCAACGGAAAACCCGTTCTCATTATTACGAGGGATGATAAGTATCATCCTGATCCGGCTATTCAGAATACCATAGATTTCATGCATCGTTCTGATGTGAAATGTCTGTTCAATTATGTGGGAACTCCCACTGTGACGCGCGTACTCCCGTTGCTGAGTGGGTATGACGGCGAGAAGGAAATTCTGTTTTTCCCTTTTACCGGTGCCGAGCCACAGCGTCAGGGACCTTACCGGCGTCATGTTTTCAATCTCAGGGCTTCCTATCAGCAGGAATTGACCGGGCTGGTCAATCATTTCGTTAAGCTCGGACTTCGGCGGGTGGCGGTTTTCTATCAGGCCGATGCGTATGGTCGAAGCGGCTGGAGCGGCGTACGCAACGCTTTGTCCGCACATGGCCTTTTCATGGTCGGAGAGGCTACGTACCGGCGCGATTCCGGGGTTGACGATTGCATGGAAGAGCAGGTTGCCATTCTTCAGCGTGCCAAGCCCGACGTGGTGGTCTGCATCGGTTCCTATGCCGCATGTGCAGCATTTATCCGTGACGCCAGAAACATGAATCTTGATGTGCCCATTGCGAATGTCTCATTCGTAGGCAGTGAGAACATGGTTTCTCTCCTGCTGCGAGAAGGGGAAAGGTTCGGGCAGGATTACACCCGCGATCTGGTCAACTCGCAGGTAGTGCCCAGTTATGAGGATGTGGATCTGCCCGCTGTGCGCGAATATCGGCATTTGATGGACACCATCCCGGTGCCGCTGCCGCTTGGGCTGGACGGTGATTATCACTCCTTGCGCTATAGTTTCGCGGGATTCGAAGGCTTTCTCAACGCCAAGGTCATGACCGCTATCCTGCGGAAGCTGGAGGCTGAGCCTTCACTTGGTCTGATGGGGGTAGCCGAGTCCCTGGCCGGGGTGGATATCGGTATCGGTACGCCTGTGAGTTTTACCCGCGACGACCATCAGGGACTGAAGCGCGTATATTTTACAACGGTTCGGGACGGAAAGAGCGTTCCCATGACCGAGGAGCAGTGGGAAACATGGCGAAAATAA